One Bradyrhizobium zhanjiangense DNA segment encodes these proteins:
- a CDS encoding sugar-binding transcriptional regulator, with protein sequence MAAENEKSRLDDAARAGWLYFIAGHTQDEIAKMLQVSRASAQRLVSLCLAERLITFRLEHPIAACMELAARLKQRFDLVHCEVVPADPAAPQATAGIAERCANLLDSTLRSETPVIVALGTGRAVRAAVERVTSIDRPNHQIVSLVGNISADGSASFYDTVGRLADRTGARHYPMPLPFLMSSEDERNKMVRIEPIAKVKAVAAKADLRLVGIGQMDQKAQVHVDGFVTRDELFEMMRLGAIGEITGWAYDSKGRLLKSGTNKRLTSIPPEVPANTTTIGAAVGAAKVPAIAAALNGRLINGLITDEATARAILER encoded by the coding sequence ATGGCCGCCGAGAACGAGAAATCAAGGCTGGACGACGCCGCGCGCGCGGGCTGGCTCTATTTCATTGCCGGTCATACCCAGGACGAGATCGCAAAGATGCTCCAGGTCTCGCGCGCGTCGGCGCAGCGGCTGGTTTCGCTGTGCCTCGCCGAGCGGCTGATCACGTTTCGGCTCGAGCATCCCATCGCCGCCTGCATGGAACTGGCGGCGCGGCTGAAGCAGCGCTTTGATCTCGTTCATTGCGAGGTGGTGCCGGCCGATCCTGCCGCACCGCAGGCCACCGCAGGCATCGCTGAACGTTGCGCCAACCTGCTCGATTCCACGCTGCGCTCGGAGACGCCGGTCATCGTCGCGCTCGGCACAGGCCGCGCGGTGCGCGCCGCGGTCGAGCGCGTCACGTCGATCGACCGGCCCAACCACCAGATCGTCTCGCTGGTCGGCAACATCTCCGCCGACGGCTCGGCGAGCTTCTACGACACCGTCGGCCGGCTCGCCGACCGCACCGGCGCGCGGCACTATCCGATGCCCTTGCCGTTCCTGATGTCGTCGGAGGACGAGCGCAACAAGATGGTCCGCATCGAGCCGATCGCCAAGGTGAAGGCGGTCGCGGCCAAGGCGGACCTTCGCCTCGTCGGCATCGGCCAGATGGACCAGAAGGCGCAGGTGCATGTCGACGGCTTTGTCACGCGTGATGAATTATTCGAGATGATGCGGTTAGGTGCCATCGGCGAGATCACCGGCTGGGCCTATGATTCCAAGGGCCGCCTGCTCAAATCCGGCACCAACAAGCGCCTCACCAGCATCCCGCCGGAGGTCCCGGCCAACACCACGACGATCGGTGCGGCGGTGGGCGCCGCCAAGGTGCCAGCGATCGCGGCGGCACTGAACGGGCGGTTGATCAATGGGCTGATCACGGACGAGGCGACGGCAAGGGCGATCCTGGAGCGGTAG
- a CDS encoding HAD family hydrolase, whose translation MDQDRPKPDLIIFDCDGVLVDSELLSCRCLSEVLAEFGFALSEAQALELFLGRSTKAIEQHYRDLGQIVPDGFLPRLKSRVLETFAASLEPIPGVGAVVSDLTVPFCVASSSDIDRVSLSLDVTGLKPLFDGRIYTAQMVRHGKPAPDLFLHAAEKMRIPPARTLVIEDSVSGVQAGKAAGMTVWGFVGGGHYSGRDGHAILSDAGADRVFGRMSDFWKGA comes from the coding sequence ATGGACCAGGACCGGCCGAAACCCGATCTGATCATCTTCGACTGCGACGGCGTGCTCGTCGACAGCGAGCTGTTGAGCTGCCGCTGCCTGTCTGAAGTGCTCGCCGAATTCGGCTTCGCGCTCAGCGAGGCGCAGGCGCTCGAGCTCTTTCTCGGGCGTAGCACCAAGGCGATCGAGCAGCATTATCGCGATCTCGGGCAAATCGTGCCGGACGGCTTCCTGCCGCGCTTGAAGTCGCGCGTGCTGGAGACATTTGCCGCTTCGCTGGAACCGATCCCCGGGGTGGGGGCGGTGGTGTCGGACCTGACGGTGCCGTTCTGCGTGGCCTCGTCGAGCGATATCGACCGCGTATCGCTCTCGCTCGATGTCACCGGCCTCAAGCCGCTATTCGACGGCCGCATCTACACGGCGCAGATGGTCAGGCACGGCAAGCCGGCGCCCGACCTTTTCCTCCACGCGGCCGAGAAGATGCGCATACCGCCCGCGCGCACACTCGTGATCGAGGACAGCGTCAGCGGCGTGCAGGCCGGCAAGGCGGCCGGCATGACCGTCTGGGGATTTGTCGGTGGAGGCCATTACAGCGGCCGGGACGGGCACGCTATATTGTCGGACGCCGGTGCCGATCGCGTCTTCGGGCGCATGAGCGATTTCTGGAAGGGGGCGTAA
- a CDS encoding nitric oxide reductase activation protein NorD — protein MLDFLELEETVGRAWHRMVGGTASYPVHEDQAVTLTEMKGRLAVMFRALGGETGVQIASAGARKSAHRLGWRQRIGLGDERLEQPGRDAATIFLPGRIAIFSDRALNASLYRWLAAWFAAAPVEAIAEADPLRRDLLMLRRASETAVWVLAQFPGLVADYAQLAAATAEVRPQRPRPRVEREVEQIVLALLGTGKAPAGQLWPAMMGTGPLPNKAPPGYRSILPCPLWGDCWTRELSPAHAGEDECAPGAASAPPDDRRRFAVREREDNANRRDPFVLNRFEKILAMAEMVNVDRPADDSEDEDAQKAADDLEEITLSRRSGKPASRLKFDLDLPPEALDTSRLNADLSYPEWDYRSGSYLLDHCRVLAAAASEQGESRTADDAMRRHIRQVRRRFEVLRPRHELMRAQADGHDLDLDALVRARCDLRAGSSSRLDRIHVAMRPQGHDLAVTLLVDVSLSTDAWVDGYRVLDVEKEALLVLAHGLSACGDHHSILTFTSRRRSWVRLETVKAFGEPMSGAVERRIGALKPGYYTRIGAAVRHAAAELARQPQRKKLLLVVTDGKPNDVDHYEGRFAVEDTRKSVQEARRLGIAAFGVTVDATAQSYFPTLFGRGGYAIVGNIKRLPAALPAIYRQVAH, from the coding sequence ATGCTCGACTTCCTCGAACTGGAGGAGACGGTCGGACGGGCCTGGCACAGAATGGTCGGTGGCACCGCGAGCTATCCGGTTCATGAGGATCAGGCTGTCACGCTGACGGAGATGAAAGGCCGGCTCGCGGTGATGTTCCGCGCGCTCGGCGGCGAGACCGGCGTGCAGATCGCGAGCGCAGGAGCCCGAAAGTCCGCCCATCGGCTCGGCTGGCGACAGCGCATCGGCCTCGGCGATGAGCGCCTCGAGCAGCCGGGCCGCGACGCTGCGACCATCTTCCTTCCCGGCCGCATCGCGATCTTTTCCGATCGTGCGCTGAATGCATCGCTCTATCGCTGGCTTGCGGCATGGTTCGCAGCTGCGCCGGTCGAAGCGATCGCGGAGGCGGATCCGCTCAGGCGCGATCTCCTAATGCTGCGTCGCGCCAGCGAGACGGCGGTCTGGGTGCTCGCGCAATTCCCGGGGCTTGTCGCCGATTACGCTCAGCTAGCTGCGGCCACCGCCGAGGTTCGGCCTCAGCGCCCTCGGCCGCGCGTCGAGCGCGAGGTGGAACAGATCGTCCTGGCCTTGCTTGGAACCGGAAAGGCGCCCGCAGGCCAGCTGTGGCCGGCGATGATGGGGACGGGCCCGCTCCCGAACAAGGCGCCGCCGGGCTATCGTTCGATCCTGCCGTGCCCACTCTGGGGCGATTGCTGGACCCGCGAGCTCTCGCCCGCGCATGCCGGCGAGGACGAGTGCGCGCCGGGCGCGGCATCTGCGCCGCCTGACGATCGCAGACGGTTTGCGGTGCGCGAGCGCGAGGACAATGCCAATCGTCGCGATCCCTTCGTGCTCAATCGATTCGAGAAGATCCTCGCCATGGCCGAGATGGTCAATGTCGATCGTCCTGCCGATGACAGCGAGGACGAGGATGCGCAGAAGGCGGCCGACGATCTCGAGGAGATCACGCTCAGCCGCCGCAGTGGCAAGCCCGCGAGCCGGCTCAAATTCGATCTCGACCTGCCGCCGGAAGCCCTCGATACGTCGCGCCTGAACGCGGATCTGAGCTATCCCGAATGGGACTATCGCAGCGGCTCCTATCTGCTGGATCATTGCCGCGTACTCGCGGCTGCGGCGTCCGAACAAGGTGAGAGCAGGACGGCGGATGACGCCATGCGCCGGCATATCCGCCAGGTGCGTCGCCGCTTCGAAGTCTTGCGTCCGCGTCACGAATTGATGCGCGCCCAGGCCGACGGCCACGACCTCGATCTCGACGCGCTGGTGCGCGCGCGTTGCGACCTTCGCGCCGGCAGCAGCAGTCGTCTCGATCGCATCCATGTCGCAATGCGCCCGCAGGGGCACGATCTCGCTGTCACGCTGCTCGTCGACGTCTCGCTCTCCACCGACGCCTGGGTCGACGGTTATCGCGTGCTCGATGTCGAAAAGGAGGCGCTGCTTGTGCTCGCGCATGGGCTATCGGCTTGCGGCGACCACCACAGCATCCTGACCTTCACCTCGCGCCGGCGCTCATGGGTGCGGCTCGAGACGGTCAAGGCCTTCGGCGAGCCGATGAGCGGGGCGGTGGAGCGCCGCATCGGCGCGCTCAAGCCCGGTTATTACACGCGGATCGGCGCCGCGGTGCGCCACGCCGCGGCCGAACTCGCGCGCCAGCCGCAGCGCAAGAAGCTGCTGCTCGTCGTTACCGACGGCAAGCCCAACGACGTCGATCACTATGAAGGCCGGTTCGCGGTCGAGGACACCCGGAAATCCGTGCAGGAGGCGCGCCGGCTCGGCATCGCCGCATTCGGCGTGACCGTGGACGCGACCGCGCAATCCTATTTCCCGACCCTGTTCGGCCGCGGCGGCTACGCCATCGTCGGTAACATCAAGCGTTTGCCGGCGGCGCTGCCGGCGATTTACCGGCAGGTGGCGCATTGA
- a CDS encoding CbbQ/NirQ/NorQ/GpvN family protein: protein MKPALHTVTSAPALPAYVASANECALFEHAWRHQLPVLLKGPTGCGKTRFVAHMAARLGLPLHTVACHDDLTAADLTGRYLLRGGDTVWTDGPLTRAVREGGICYLDEVVEARKDVTVVLHPLTDDRRILPLERTGEEIAAPNSFMLVVSYNPGYQTLLKALKPSTRQRFIAIEFSFLPPEQEIAVVSAESGLSPERVRPLVGLAGRLRALRGHDLEEGVSTRLVVYCATLIVAGTPTADAVLAGMIEPLTDDADVKVALLDVARAVIG from the coding sequence ATGAAACCCGCTCTTCACACCGTGACCTCGGCGCCCGCGCTGCCGGCCTATGTCGCAAGCGCCAACGAATGCGCGCTGTTCGAGCACGCCTGGCGGCATCAGCTTCCGGTGCTGCTGAAGGGACCGACCGGCTGCGGCAAGACGCGCTTCGTCGCGCACATGGCGGCGCGGCTGGGATTGCCGCTGCACACCGTCGCCTGCCATGACGATCTCACCGCCGCAGATCTCACCGGTCGGTATCTGTTGAGGGGCGGCGACACCGTGTGGACTGACGGTCCGCTGACGCGCGCGGTGCGCGAGGGCGGCATCTGCTATCTCGACGAGGTCGTGGAAGCGCGCAAGGACGTCACCGTCGTGCTGCATCCGCTCACCGACGACCGCCGCATCCTGCCGCTGGAGCGCACCGGCGAGGAGATCGCGGCGCCCAACAGCTTCATGCTCGTCGTCTCCTATAATCCCGGATACCAGACGCTGCTGAAGGCGTTGAAGCCGTCGACACGGCAGCGCTTCATTGCCATCGAATTCAGCTTCCTGCCGCCCGAGCAGGAGATCGCCGTCGTGTCCGCCGAAAGCGGACTGTCGCCGGAGCGCGTGCGGCCGCTTGTCGGGCTGGCTGGCCGGCTGCGCGCGCTGAGGGGCCACGACCTGGAGGAGGGCGTCTCGACCCGGCTCGTCGTCTATTGCGCGACGCTGATTGTCGCAGGCACGCCGACTGCCGATGCGGTGCTCGCCGGCATGATCGAGCCGCTCACCGACGACGCCGACGTCAAGGTGGCATTGCTCGATGTCGCGCGCGCCGTGATCGGGTGA
- a CDS encoding cbb3-type cytochrome c oxidase subunit I gives MKYQTQKVAMLYFYGALTLFLAQVLFGLLAGTIYVLPNTLSTLLPFNIVRMIHTNALIVWSLIGFMGATYFLLPEETETELYSPLLAKIQFWMFFGAAGVAVVGYLFHYHEGREFLEQPFIIKVGIVVVCLMFLFNVTMTALKGRKTTVTNILLFGLGGVAIFFLFAFYNPINLAVDKMYWWYIVHLWVEGVWELIMASVLAYLMIKLNGIDREVVEKWLYVIIGLALFSGILGTGHHFYWIGAPGYWQWIGSLFSTLEVAPFFTMVIFTVQMTWKAGRKHPNRAALLWSVGCSVMAFLGAGVWGFLHTLSSVNYYTHGTQVTAAHGHLAFFGAYVMLNLSVMAYAIPQIRGRAPYNQWLSMASFWIMCTAMMVMTFALTFAGVVQVHLQRVLGQGYMDVQDQLAMFYWVRLGSGVFVAISALMFVWAVLVPGRARQPVIPGALQPAE, from the coding sequence ATGAAATATCAGACCCAGAAAGTCGCGATGCTGTATTTCTACGGCGCGCTGACTCTGTTCCTCGCGCAGGTCCTGTTCGGCCTCCTCGCGGGGACGATCTACGTCCTGCCCAACACGCTGTCGACACTCCTGCCGTTCAACATCGTCAGGATGATCCACACCAACGCGCTGATCGTGTGGTCGTTGATCGGCTTCATGGGCGCGACCTACTTCCTACTTCCGGAAGAGACCGAGACCGAGCTCTACAGCCCGCTGCTGGCAAAAATCCAGTTCTGGATGTTTTTTGGCGCGGCAGGTGTGGCCGTGGTCGGCTATCTCTTCCACTACCACGAGGGCCGCGAGTTCCTCGAGCAGCCCTTCATCATCAAGGTCGGCATCGTCGTCGTCTGTCTGATGTTCCTGTTCAACGTGACGATGACGGCGCTCAAGGGCCGCAAGACCACGGTCACGAATATCCTCTTGTTCGGCCTGGGGGGCGTTGCGATCTTCTTTCTGTTCGCCTTCTACAATCCAATCAATCTGGCGGTCGACAAGATGTACTGGTGGTACATCGTCCATCTCTGGGTCGAAGGCGTCTGGGAGCTGATCATGGCCTCCGTGCTGGCCTATCTGATGATCAAGCTCAACGGCATCGACCGCGAGGTGGTCGAGAAGTGGCTCTACGTCATCATTGGGCTGGCGCTGTTCTCCGGCATCCTCGGCACCGGCCACCACTTCTACTGGATCGGCGCGCCCGGCTATTGGCAGTGGATCGGCTCGCTGTTCTCCACGCTGGAGGTCGCCCCCTTTTTCACCATGGTGATCTTCACGGTGCAGATGACCTGGAAGGCCGGTCGCAAGCATCCGAACCGCGCAGCTCTGCTGTGGTCGGTCGGCTGCTCGGTGATGGCGTTCCTCGGAGCCGGCGTCTGGGGCTTCCTGCACACGCTGTCCTCGGTGAACTACTACACGCATGGCACGCAGGTCACCGCCGCACACGGCCATCTCGCCTTCTTCGGTGCCTATGTGATGCTGAACCTGTCGGTAATGGCCTACGCCATCCCGCAGATCAGGGGACGTGCGCCCTACAACCAGTGGCTCTCCATGGCGAGCTTCTGGATCATGTGCACCGCTATGATGGTGATGACCTTCGCGCTGACTTTTGCCGGCGTGGTCCAGGTCCATCTCCAGCGCGTGCTCGGCCAGGGCTACATGGACGTGCAGGACCAGCTCGCGATGTTCTACTGGGTCCGGCTCGGCTCCGGCGTATTCGTGGCGATCTCCGCGCTGATGTTCGTGTGGGCCGTGCTGGTGCCGGGCCGCGCCAGGCAACCGGTCATCCCCGGCGCGCTGCAGCCGGCCGAGTAA
- a CDS encoding c-type cytochrome has product MAERLTKSAARNVFYGGSAFFFAIFIGLTAHSHYYMATTSTDATTLTSSVARGKHVWEKNSCINCHTLLGEGAYFAPEVGNVWDRWGGNEDPASARETLKAWMQAQPSGAPGRRQMPQFNLTDQELNDLADFLQWTSTIKRQEWPPNKAG; this is encoded by the coding sequence ATGGCTGAACGCCTGACCAAGTCGGCCGCTCGAAACGTCTTCTACGGCGGCTCGGCCTTTTTCTTCGCCATCTTCATAGGGCTGACGGCGCACAGCCATTACTACATGGCCACGACCTCGACGGATGCGACGACACTGACGTCGTCGGTCGCCCGCGGCAAGCATGTCTGGGAGAAGAACTCCTGCATCAACTGCCACACCCTGCTCGGCGAGGGCGCCTATTTCGCTCCCGAAGTCGGCAACGTCTGGGATCGCTGGGGCGGCAACGAGGACCCGGCAAGTGCGCGCGAGACGCTGAAGGCCTGGATGCAGGCGCAGCCTTCGGGCGCGCCGGGTCGGCGGCAGATGCCGCAGTTCAACCTCACCGACCAGGAGCTCAACGATCTCGCCGACTTCCTGCAATGGACCTCTACGATCAAGCGCCAGGAATGGCCGCCGAACAAGGCCGGCTGA
- a CDS encoding cytochrome C oxidase subunit IV family protein, with amino-acid sequence MPDRLDITWIALIGLALATILVPSFVAHPLLGNALLLAFAAVKGRRVVLDFLDLRAAPALWRGLVSAWVLAVVLFAWLASAVVTLI; translated from the coding sequence ATTCCGGATCGTCTCGACATCACCTGGATCGCGCTGATCGGTCTCGCGCTCGCGACCATTCTGGTCCCATCATTTGTGGCGCATCCGCTGCTCGGAAATGCCCTGCTGCTGGCGTTCGCGGCCGTCAAGGGCCGCCGTGTCGTGCTCGATTTCCTCGATCTTCGGGCCGCGCCGGCGCTCTGGCGCGGCCTCGTGAGCGCCTGGGTCCTCGCCGTGGTGCTGTTCGCCTGGCTCGCATCCGCTGTCGTCACCCTGATCTGA
- a CDS encoding cytochrome c oxidase subunit 3 family protein: MSATDCEQQETGWGILEDLPGDPMIWVLIFSELAAFGLFLGAFIVARAIHPAIFAAGEATLDAHLAGINTVVLVTSGWAAARGTAAARAGRRPAARGWLFGAMALGALFIAVKLFEYAGEIGQGNGLETSPFFTLYFLLTGFHLLHVGLGIVILAVVSRSAEASGVETGTAFWHMVDLLWIVMFPIIYLVQQ; encoded by the coding sequence ATGTCGGCGACGGACTGCGAGCAACAAGAAACTGGCTGGGGAATCCTCGAAGATCTCCCCGGCGATCCCATGATCTGGGTACTGATCTTCAGCGAGCTTGCCGCCTTCGGCCTGTTCCTCGGCGCCTTCATTGTCGCTCGTGCGATTCATCCCGCGATCTTCGCGGCCGGCGAGGCCACCCTCGATGCGCATCTCGCCGGGATCAACACCGTCGTTCTGGTGACCAGCGGATGGGCCGCGGCGCGCGGCACGGCCGCCGCCCGTGCGGGCCGCAGGCCGGCCGCGCGCGGTTGGCTCTTCGGCGCCATGGCGCTTGGCGCTCTCTTCATCGCGGTCAAGCTGTTCGAATATGCCGGCGAGATCGGTCAGGGAAACGGTCTGGAGACCAGCCCGTTCTTCACCCTCTACTTTCTCCTCACCGGCTTTCATCTCCTGCATGTCGGCCTCGGCATCGTGATCCTGGCCGTAGTTTCCCGGAGTGCCGAAGCCTCGGGGGTCGAGACGGGAACCGCCTTCTGGCACATGGTCGATCTGCTGTGGATCGTCATGTTCCCGATCATCTATCTGGTGCAGCAGTGA
- a CDS encoding cupin domain-containing protein — protein MPEIINLGALQLTFLQSKDDTAGGLDLFEMTLQPNARMPIPHYHDGWDETIYGLSGISTWRIDAKDIDVAPGESLFIKRGVVHGFINRSPRPATCLCILSPGVLGPQYFKEMAALLLAGKPDPAKMKETMLRYGLVPVMQS, from the coding sequence ATGCCTGAGATCATCAACCTTGGCGCGCTGCAGCTGACGTTCCTACAGAGCAAGGATGACACCGCCGGCGGCCTCGATCTGTTCGAGATGACGCTGCAGCCGAACGCGCGCATGCCGATTCCCCATTATCACGATGGCTGGGACGAAACGATCTATGGACTCAGCGGCATCTCGACCTGGCGGATCGACGCAAAGGACATCGACGTGGCGCCGGGCGAAAGCCTCTTCATCAAGCGCGGCGTGGTGCACGGTTTCATCAACCGTTCGCCCCGACCGGCGACCTGCCTGTGCATCCTCAGCCCCGGCGTACTCGGCCCGCAATACTTCAAGGAAATGGCGGCCCTGCTATTGGCCGGCAAGCCTGATCCGGCCAAAATGAAGGAAACGATGCTGCGCTACGGGCTGGTTCCGGTGATGCAATCCTGA
- the mmsB gene encoding multiple monosaccharide ABC transporter permease has protein sequence MTDKTVSLPEERRHGSFIKNNLRNYGMLMSLVAIMLFFQVVTGGTLLQPLNLTNLVLQNSYIVVMALGMLLVIVTGHIDLSVGSVAGFIGAVAAVLMVTYKIDYTLAFIACLLVGAAIGAAQGYWVAYFKIPSFIVTLAGMLVFKGLALAVLQGQSLGPFPATFQKLSSGFIPELLPEAGTLHPTSMLIGAVLALGLVYASAKGRSREQLHGIEVEPYAFFLGKSVLLACAVLYFTYLIASHRGLPNVLVIMTALIALYGFVTRRTVIGRQIYAVGGNAKAASLSGIKTERLTFLTFVNMGVLAALAGLVFAARLNTATPKAGLGFELDVIAACFIGGASAYGGVGRVGGAVVGAMIMGVMNNGMSILGIGIDYQQVIKGLVLLGAVCIDVYNQRR, from the coding sequence ATGACCGACAAGACGGTGTCGCTGCCCGAGGAGCGCCGGCACGGCAGCTTCATCAAGAACAATTTGCGCAATTATGGCATGCTGATGTCGCTGGTCGCGATCATGCTGTTCTTCCAGGTCGTCACTGGCGGCACGCTGCTGCAGCCACTCAACCTGACCAATCTGGTGCTGCAGAACAGCTACATCGTCGTCATGGCGCTGGGCATGCTGCTGGTGATCGTCACCGGTCATATCGACCTTTCGGTCGGTTCGGTCGCGGGCTTCATCGGCGCGGTGGCCGCTGTGCTCATGGTGACCTACAAGATCGACTACACACTCGCGTTCATCGCCTGCCTCCTGGTCGGCGCCGCCATCGGCGCCGCGCAGGGCTATTGGGTGGCCTATTTCAAGATCCCGTCCTTCATCGTCACCTTGGCGGGCATGCTGGTGTTCAAGGGCCTCGCGCTCGCGGTGTTGCAGGGTCAGTCGCTCGGGCCGTTTCCGGCGACCTTCCAGAAATTGTCGTCCGGGTTCATTCCTGAACTGTTGCCCGAGGCCGGCACGCTGCATCCGACCTCCATGCTGATCGGTGCCGTGCTCGCGCTCGGACTGGTCTATGCCAGCGCCAAGGGCCGTTCGCGCGAGCAATTGCACGGCATCGAGGTCGAGCCTTATGCGTTCTTCCTGGGCAAGAGCGTTCTCTTGGCCTGCGCCGTGCTCTATTTCACCTATCTGATCGCCTCGCATCGCGGCCTGCCGAACGTGCTGGTCATCATGACGGCGTTGATCGCGCTCTACGGCTTCGTCACCCGGCGCACCGTGATCGGCCGGCAGATCTATGCCGTCGGCGGCAACGCCAAGGCGGCAAGCCTATCGGGCATCAAGACTGAGCGGCTGACCTTCCTCACCTTCGTCAACATGGGCGTGCTCGCCGCGCTCGCCGGCCTCGTCTTCGCCGCGCGCCTCAACACTGCGACCCCGAAGGCCGGTCTCGGCTTCGAGCTCGACGTCATCGCCGCCTGCTTCATCGGCGGCGCTTCGGCCTATGGCGGGGTGGGGCGCGTCGGCGGTGCCGTGGTCGGCGCCATGATCATGGGCGTGATGAACAACGGCATGTCGATCCTCGGCATCGGTATCGACTACCAGCAGGTCATCAAGGGCCTGGTGCTGCTCGGGGCGGTCTGCATCGACGTGTATAATCAGCGGCGATAG
- the mmsA gene encoding multiple monosaccharide ABC transporter ATP-binding protein, with protein sequence MTAMLEMRNVSKSFAGVQALRDVNFSVHAGQIHALVGENGAGKSTLMKVLSGVYPHGSYEGTIVFEGEERRFRDINDSEALGIIIIHQELALIPLMSIAENIFLSHPPSKLGVIDRDEVYRRTRELLAQVGLRESPDTLITDLGVGKQQLVEIAKALSKRVRMLILDEPTASLNEADSAALLERLMAFREQGIGSILISHKLNEVAKVADHITVLRDGRTVDSIDCHAEAIQEDRIIRSMVNRDLAHRFPERSAKIGEPVLTVENWSVYHPIHPERQVIKNVNFSVKRGEVVGIAGLMGAGRTEFAMSLFGRSWGTTISGSLRLEGREMMLPSVAAAIDAGLAYVTEDRKQLGLILADDVRKNITLASLDQVAPGRVIDDIAELKVASDYRNRMRIRCSDVYQETGQLSGGNQQKVVLSKWLMTDPKVLILDEPTRGIDVGAKYEIYCIINELAEAGRGVVVISSEMPELLGICDRICVMNDGAFVGEFRGSEATQEKIMRAIMRNERKIGNAAPAAVEMGGTQP encoded by the coding sequence ATGACCGCCATGCTGGAGATGCGCAACGTCAGCAAGAGCTTTGCCGGTGTGCAGGCGCTGCGCGACGTCAATTTCTCGGTTCACGCCGGACAGATCCACGCGCTCGTGGGCGAGAACGGCGCCGGCAAGTCGACGCTGATGAAAGTGCTGAGCGGGGTCTATCCGCATGGCAGCTACGAGGGCACCATCGTCTTCGAAGGCGAGGAGCGGCGCTTCCGCGACATCAACGATTCCGAGGCGCTCGGCATCATCATCATCCATCAGGAGCTGGCGCTGATCCCGCTGATGTCGATCGCCGAGAACATCTTCCTATCGCATCCGCCGTCGAAGTTAGGGGTGATCGATCGCGACGAGGTCTACCGGCGCACGCGGGAACTGCTCGCGCAAGTCGGCCTGAGAGAATCGCCGGATACGCTGATCACCGATCTCGGCGTCGGCAAGCAGCAGCTGGTCGAGATCGCCAAGGCGCTCTCCAAGCGGGTGCGGATGCTGATCCTGGACGAGCCGACCGCGAGCCTCAATGAGGCCGACAGCGCCGCGCTGCTCGAACGCCTCATGGCGTTCCGCGAGCAGGGTATCGGCTCAATCCTGATCTCGCATAAGCTGAACGAGGTCGCCAAGGTCGCCGACCACATCACCGTGCTGCGCGACGGCCGCACGGTCGACAGTATCGATTGCCATGCCGAGGCGATCCAGGAGGACCGCATCATCCGCAGCATGGTCAATCGCGATCTTGCTCACCGCTTCCCGGAGCGCAGCGCGAAGATCGGCGAACCCGTGCTCACCGTCGAGAACTGGTCGGTCTATCACCCCATTCATCCCGAACGGCAGGTGATCAAGAACGTCAATTTCAGTGTCAAGCGAGGCGAGGTCGTGGGCATCGCCGGCCTGATGGGGGCCGGCCGCACTGAATTCGCCATGAGCCTGTTCGGCCGCTCCTGGGGCACCACCATCAGCGGCAGCCTCCGGCTCGAGGGCAGGGAGATGATGCTGCCGAGCGTCGCGGCCGCGATCGATGCCGGCCTTGCCTATGTCACCGAGGATCGCAAGCAGCTCGGCCTCATTCTCGCCGACGACGTCCGCAAGAACATCACGCTGGCGAGCCTCGACCAGGTCGCGCCCGGCCGTGTCATCGACGACATCGCCGAGCTGAAGGTCGCCAGCGACTACCGCAACCGGATGCGGATCCGCTGCTCCGACGTCTACCAGGAGACTGGACAGCTCTCCGGCGGCAACCAGCAGAAGGTCGTGCTGTCGAAATGGCTGATGACCGATCCGAAGGTGCTGATCCTGGACGAGCCGACGCGGGGCATCGACGTCGGTGCCAAGTACGAGATTTACTGTATCATCAACGAGCTGGCGGAAGCCGGCCGCGGCGTCGTGGTGATCTCCTCGGAAATGCCAGAGTTGCTCGGCATCTGCGACCGCATCTGCGTCATGAATGACGGCGCCTTTGTCGGGGAGTTCAGGGGATCCGAGGCGACGCAGGAAAAGATCATGCGCGCCATCATGCGCAACGAAAGAAAAATTGGGAACGCCGCGCCCGCGGCCGTCGAGATGGGAGGAACGCAGCCATGA